One genomic window of Pseudomonadota bacterium includes the following:
- a CDS encoding VOC family protein, with amino-acid sequence MNSTARLAAIHSLDHFALRVPDLNVAASFYEAFGLSVARVGEVLTLKCAGSGHVWGRVVTGASKGLAWLSFGCSDTDYRGLLRQLEACGAQRQDGPREAESGGSWYTDVDGNLLQVKVGPKVSPGARRTAVANVVERARAVEPGRRVAPRVRPTRLSHVLLFSHDVPRQTAFYADALGLGVSDTSLDLLAFLHGQHGSDHHLLAFAKSARRGFHHVAWEVPGMEECGLGGMQMRDAGYRHGWGVGRHGVGSNHFQYVRDPWGSYCEYSANIDFIAAGSAWQSAQHDPLDALCYWGPDLPQAFLENDEAQD; translated from the coding sequence ATGAACAGCACAGCGCGGCTCGCCGCCATACACTCGCTCGATCATTTCGCGCTGCGCGTGCCGGACTTGAACGTCGCCGCGTCCTTTTACGAGGCCTTTGGCCTCTCCGTCGCGCGCGTCGGTGAAGTGTTGACCTTGAAGTGCGCCGGCAGCGGTCATGTGTGGGGGCGTGTCGTGACCGGTGCGAGCAAGGGCCTGGCGTGGTTGTCCTTCGGCTGTTCCGATACCGATTACCGTGGACTGTTACGGCAGCTCGAGGCCTGCGGCGCGCAGCGTCAGGACGGGCCGCGCGAAGCCGAGTCGGGCGGCAGCTGGTACACCGATGTCGACGGCAACCTGCTGCAGGTCAAGGTCGGCCCCAAGGTCTCGCCCGGCGCGCGTCGCACGGCGGTGGCCAATGTCGTCGAGCGCGCGCGGGCCGTCGAGCCGGGGCGCCGCGTCGCGCCGCGCGTGCGGCCGACGCGACTGTCCCACGTGCTGCTGTTTTCCCACGATGTGCCGCGACAGACCGCCTTCTACGCCGACGCGCTGGGCCTCGGCGTGAGCGATACCTCGCTCGACCTGCTGGCGTTCCTGCATGGTCAGCACGGCTCGGATCACCACCTGCTGGCCTTCGCCAAGTCAGCGCGGCGCGGCTTTCATCACGTCGCGTGGGAAGTGCCGGGCATGGAGGAATGCGGCCTCGGCGGCATGCAGATGCGCGACGCCGGCTATCGCCACGGCTGGGGCGTCGGCCGTCACGGTGTCGGCTCCAATCATTTTCAATACGTGCGCGATCCTTGGGGCTCGTACTGCGAGTACTCCGCCAACATCGACTTCATCGCGGCCGGCAGCGCCTGGCAGAGCGCGCAACACGACCCGCTCGACGCCCTGTGCTACTGGGGGCCGGATCTGCCGCAGGCATTTCTCGAAAACGACGAAGCGCAGGACTGA
- a CDS encoding PilZ domain-containing protein: MAYASTLDQSNRRAAYRVVADAENPLDIAILNTHRQLVMAVVHDVAFGGVCVRLARAAASETALMPGAQVALALHSPRYRYKNHMLARIVSLRDSDRAQTVHLAFEGAHADMPMHSNQHFALFNRRTLQRGIVPAAGINLEAEVTPAEASDRSLRVYPVAVRNLSNVGISLRINAGANQYLSQHDELSLTLRLPGRDGVRRIACHVRHRHIDGIEFVYGCEYDWNATLDPLAVAEELLEFMLENADLR, from the coding sequence ATGGCGTACGCCTCCACCCTCGACCAGAGCAACCGCCGCGCGGCCTATCGCGTGGTCGCCGACGCGGAGAACCCGCTCGATATCGCGATTCTGAACACGCATCGCCAGCTCGTGATGGCGGTGGTGCATGACGTGGCCTTCGGCGGAGTGTGCGTGCGGCTGGCCCGGGCCGCAGCCAGCGAGACGGCCCTCATGCCCGGCGCGCAGGTCGCGCTGGCGCTGCACTCGCCGCGCTACCGGTACAAGAATCACATGCTCGCCCGTATCGTTTCGCTCCGCGACAGCGATCGCGCGCAGACCGTGCACCTGGCCTTCGAAGGTGCCCATGCGGACATGCCCATGCACAGCAATCAACATTTCGCCTTGTTCAATCGCCGCACCCTGCAGCGCGGCATCGTGCCGGCGGCGGGTATCAACCTCGAAGCCGAAGTCACGCCCGCCGAAGCGTCGGATCGCAGCCTGCGCGTATACCCGGTGGCCGTGCGCAATCTTTCCAATGTCGGCATCAGCCTCAGGATCAACGCCGGCGCCAACCAGTACCTGAGCCAGCACGACGAACTGTCGCTGACTCTGCGTCTGCCGGGACGCGACGGCGTACGGCGCATCGCCTGTCATGTGCGCCACCGCCACATCGACGGCATCGAGTTCGTCTATGGCTGCGAGTACGACTGGAACGCCACGCTGGACCCGCTGGCGGTGGCGGAAGAGCTGCTGGAATTCATGCTGGAGAACGCCGATCTGCGTTGA
- the dmpH gene encoding 2-oxo-3-hexenedioate decarboxylase, translating to MTLDKTTIAALAARLEAAEHQRAPLTKITDEYPNLDWDDAYAIQDAIRASKLGAGVRIAGLKCGLTSQAKMKQMNVTEPVFGFLCDYGAYADGGDVPFDKFIAPRIEAEVAFVTHTELSGPGCHIAQVLAATEFVMPAVEILDSRYRDFKFDLISVVADNTSAAGFVTGGRARCVDELDLPTLGLVVEKNGRIVELAAAAAVLGHPAASVAMLANNLARRGQVIPAGSFIMTGGITAAIGIERGDAISVRFQDLGSISLRFV from the coding sequence ATGACCTTGGACAAGACCACCATCGCGGCGCTGGCCGCGCGCCTCGAAGCGGCGGAACACCAGCGTGCGCCGCTGACCAAGATCACCGACGAGTATCCGAACCTCGACTGGGATGACGCCTATGCCATCCAGGACGCGATTCGCGCCTCCAAGCTTGGCGCCGGCGTGCGCATCGCCGGCCTGAAATGCGGACTCACTTCGCAGGCCAAGATGAAGCAGATGAACGTCACCGAGCCGGTGTTCGGGTTCCTGTGTGACTACGGCGCCTATGCCGATGGCGGCGACGTGCCGTTCGACAAGTTCATCGCACCGCGCATCGAGGCCGAGGTGGCGTTCGTCACCCACACCGAGCTGTCCGGCCCCGGTTGTCACATCGCCCAGGTGCTGGCCGCCACCGAGTTCGTGATGCCGGCCGTCGAGATCCTCGATTCGCGCTACCGCGATTTCAAATTCGATCTGATCAGCGTGGTGGCCGACAACACCTCGGCGGCAGGTTTCGTGACCGGTGGTCGCGCGCGGTGTGTGGATGAACTCGACCTGCCGACCCTGGGCCTGGTGGTGGAGAAGAACGGCCGCATCGTCGAACTGGCGGCCGCCGCCGCGGTGCTGGGACATCCGGCGGCCTCGGTTGCCATGCTCGCCAACAACCTCGCGCGCCGCGGCCAGGTGATCCCGGCCGGCAGCTTCATCATGACCGGCGGCATCACCGCCGCGATCGGCATCGAACGCGGCGATGCGATCAGCGTGCGTTTCCAGGATCTGGGGTCAATCTCGTTGCGGTTTGTTTAG
- the dmpG gene encoding 4-hydroxy-2-oxovalerate aldolase, which produces MNLKGRKVVLHDMTLRDGMHPKRHQISLEQMINVASALDAAGVPLIEVTHGDGLGGASINYGFPAHQDDEYLKAVVPHMKQARISALLIPGIGTVEHLHMAKDCGVGTIRVATHCTEADVSEQHIARSRELGLDTVGFLMMAHMVSPEELLVQAKLMESYGANIVYCTDSAGYMLPEDVTARIGKLRQGLRPETEVGFHGHHNLAMGVANSLAAVEAGAARIDGSVAGLGAGAGNTPLEVFNAVLARMGAETGVDVYKLTDVAEDLVVPMMDHPIRVDRDSLILGYAGVYSSFLLHAKRAAAKHGVPSAEILVELGKRKTIGGQEDMIEDVALNLRAARARTAP; this is translated from the coding sequence ATGAATCTCAAAGGAAGAAAAGTCGTCCTGCACGACATGACGCTGCGCGACGGCATGCATCCCAAGCGCCACCAGATCTCGCTCGAGCAGATGATCAACGTCGCCAGCGCCCTCGATGCCGCCGGCGTGCCGCTCATCGAAGTGACGCACGGCGACGGCCTCGGCGGCGCATCCATCAACTATGGTTTCCCGGCCCACCAGGACGACGAGTACCTGAAAGCCGTGGTGCCGCACATGAAGCAGGCGCGCATCTCGGCGCTGCTGATCCCCGGCATCGGCACGGTCGAGCACCTGCACATGGCCAAGGATTGCGGTGTCGGCACCATCCGCGTCGCCACCCATTGCACCGAGGCCGACGTCTCCGAACAGCACATCGCGCGCTCGCGCGAGCTCGGCCTCGACACCGTCGGCTTTCTCATGATGGCGCACATGGTGTCGCCGGAAGAACTGCTGGTGCAGGCCAAGCTCATGGAGAGCTATGGCGCCAACATCGTCTATTGCACCGACTCGGCCGGCTACATGCTGCCGGAGGATGTCACCGCGCGCATCGGCAAGCTGCGCCAGGGCCTGCGGCCCGAGACCGAGGTCGGTTTTCACGGCCACCACAATCTCGCCATGGGCGTGGCCAATTCACTGGCGGCGGTGGAAGCGGGCGCGGCGCGTATCGATGGCTCGGTGGCGGGGCTCGGCGCGGGCGCCGGCAACACGCCGCTCGAAGTGTTCAACGCGGTGCTGGCGCGCATGGGCGCCGAGACCGGCGTCGACGTCTACAAGCTCACCGACGTCGCCGAAGATCTCGTGGTGCCGATGATGGACCACCCGATACGCGTCGACCGGGATTCCTTGATCCTCGGCTATGCCGGCGTCTATTCCTCCTTCCTGCTGCACGCCAAGCGCGCCGCCGCCAAGCACGGCGTGCCGTCGGCCGAGATCCTGGTCGAACTCGGCAAGCGCAAGACCATCGGTGGCCAGGAAGACATGATTGAAGACGTGGCGCTCAACCTGCGCGCCGCACGCGCGAGGACCGCACCATGA
- a CDS encoding acetaldehyde dehydrogenase (acetylating), which translates to MLMPINAALIGSGNIGTDLMIKALRSKLINPVWMVGIDAYSDGLKKARNAGLKVTSEGIEGLLPHLEEDNIQIAFDATSAYVHAANAKPLMARGVLVIDLTPAAIGPYCVPPVNLREHVGKMEMNVNMVTCGGQATIPMVAAVSRVQKVDYAEIVATVASRSAGPGTRKNIDEFTRTTAGAVEQVGGATRGKAIIILNPAEPPLIMRDTVHCLTADTPDEAAITASVHAMIAEVQKYVPGYRLKNGPVFDGKRVSIYLEVEGLGDYLPNYAGNLDIMTAAALRTAEMFAEEIQDGSLQLTAVNA; encoded by the coding sequence ATCCTCATGCCCATCAACGCAGCCCTGATCGGTTCCGGCAACATCGGCACCGATCTCATGATCAAGGCGCTACGCAGCAAGCTCATCAACCCGGTGTGGATGGTCGGCATCGACGCCTATTCCGACGGCTTGAAGAAGGCGCGCAACGCCGGCCTCAAAGTGACGAGCGAGGGCATCGAAGGCCTTCTGCCGCATCTCGAGGAAGACAACATCCAGATTGCCTTCGATGCGACCTCGGCCTACGTGCACGCCGCCAACGCCAAACCACTGATGGCGCGCGGCGTGCTGGTCATCGACCTGACGCCGGCCGCCATCGGTCCTTACTGCGTGCCGCCGGTAAACCTGCGCGAGCATGTCGGCAAGATGGAAATGAACGTCAACATGGTGACCTGTGGTGGCCAGGCGACGATTCCGATGGTGGCGGCGGTGTCGCGCGTGCAAAAAGTCGACTACGCCGAGATCGTCGCGACCGTCGCGAGCCGCTCGGCGGGCCCGGGCACGCGCAAGAACATCGATGAATTCACGCGCACCACCGCTGGCGCGGTCGAACAGGTCGGCGGCGCCACGCGCGGCAAGGCCATCATCATCCTCAACCCCGCCGAGCCGCCGCTGATCATGCGCGACACCGTGCATTGCCTGACCGCCGATACGCCGGACGAGGCCGCCATCACCGCCTCGGTGCACGCGATGATCGCGGAGGTGCAGAAATACGTGCCTGGCTATCGCCTGAAGAACGGCCCGGTATTCGACGGCAAGCGTGTCTCCATCTATCTCGAAGTGGAAGGCCTCGGCGATTACCTGCCGAACTACGCCGGCAATCTCGACATCATGACCGCGGCGGCCTTGCGCACCGCCGAGATGTTTGCCGAGGAGATCCAGGACGGCAGCCTGCAATTGACCGCCGTCAACGCCTGA
- the dmpE gene encoding 2-oxopent-4-enoate hydratase: MDQKQITAFGDALFDAMTTRTTIAPLTTQAPDISIDDAYLISRRFLERRLATGERVVGTKIGVTSKAVMTMLNVHQPDFGYLTDSMMFATGSEVPASQTLIAPRAEGEIAFILKKDLCGPGVTNADVIRATDFVMPCFEIVDSRITDWKIKIQDTVADNASCGVVVLGDKAVRPTAVDLSTCGIVVSLNGEIVSTGAGAAALGSPVNCIAWLANTLGARGVTLKAGEVILSGSLVPLQPVKPGDNMHMAIGGIGQCSVRFT, encoded by the coding sequence ATGGATCAAAAGCAAATCACGGCCTTTGGCGACGCCCTGTTCGACGCCATGACCACTCGCACCACCATCGCGCCGCTCACCACCCAGGCGCCCGACATCAGCATCGATGATGCCTACCTCATTTCGCGGCGCTTCCTCGAGCGGCGCCTCGCCACCGGCGAGCGCGTGGTGGGCACCAAGATCGGCGTGACCAGCAAGGCGGTCATGACCATGTTGAACGTGCACCAGCCGGATTTCGGCTACCTCACCGACAGCATGATGTTCGCGACCGGCTCGGAAGTGCCGGCCAGCCAGACCTTGATCGCACCGCGCGCCGAAGGCGAGATTGCCTTCATCCTGAAAAAGGATCTGTGCGGCCCCGGTGTCACCAATGCCGACGTCATCCGCGCCACCGATTTCGTCATGCCGTGCTTTGAAATCGTCGACTCGCGCATCACCGACTGGAAGATCAAGATCCAGGACACCGTCGCTGACAATGCGTCCTGCGGCGTGGTGGTGCTGGGCGACAAGGCGGTGCGTCCGACCGCCGTCGACCTGTCGACCTGCGGCATCGTCGTCAGCTTGAACGGCGAGATCGTCTCGACCGGCGCCGGCGCCGCGGCGCTGGGTTCGCCGGTCAACTGCATCGCGTGGCTGGCCAACACGCTGGGCGCGCGCGGCGTCACGCTGAAAGCCGGCGAAGTGATCCTGTCCGGCTCGTTGGTGCCGCTGCAGCCGGTCAAGCCCGGCGACAACATGCACATGGCCATCGGCGGTATCGGCCAGTGCTCGGTTCGATTTACCTGA
- a CDS encoding 2-hydroxymuconic semialdehyde dehydrogenase, protein MAAQTELKNFINGEFVAGAAQFDDFDPTTGRVHARVHEADEAAVDRAVRAARAAMSGPWGRMSIAERSELLFKVADRINERFDEFLAAECLDTGKPFSLARHIDIPRGAANFKVFADIIRNVPTECFRMETPDGAGALNYGVRVPKGVIAVICPWNLPLLLMTWKVGPALACGNTVVVKPSEETPYTATLLGEVMNEVGVPPGVYNVVNGFGGDSTGEFLTRHAMVDAITFTGETITGTAIMKNAAVGVRDVSFELGGKNAGVVFADCDFDAALDGIARSTFANCGQVCLGTERVYVQRPIFERFVEALAARAKALKPGLPADAATGIGPMVSRQQRDKVLGYYQRAKALGANIVTGGGVPAMPEAYANGYWIEPTLWTGLPEDSPIIREEIFGPCAHLRPFDDEDEVIALANDTPYGLCTTVWTQGAARAHRVAEKIDVGITWVNCWFLRDLRTSFGGAKHSGIGREGGVHSLEFYTELRNVCLKL, encoded by the coding sequence ATGGCCGCACAAACGGAATTGAAGAACTTCATCAACGGCGAATTCGTCGCGGGCGCCGCGCAGTTCGATGATTTCGATCCGACCACCGGCCGCGTGCATGCGCGCGTGCACGAAGCCGACGAGGCGGCGGTCGATCGCGCGGTGCGCGCCGCGCGCGCGGCGATGAGCGGCCCGTGGGGGCGCATGAGCATCGCCGAGCGCAGCGAGCTGTTGTTCAAGGTCGCCGATCGCATCAACGAGCGCTTCGATGAATTCCTCGCCGCCGAATGTCTCGATACCGGCAAGCCGTTCTCGCTGGCGCGTCATATCGACATCCCGCGCGGCGCGGCCAACTTCAAGGTGTTCGCCGACATCATCCGCAACGTGCCGACCGAATGCTTCCGCATGGAAACACCGGACGGCGCCGGCGCGCTCAACTACGGCGTGCGCGTGCCCAAGGGCGTGATCGCGGTCATCTGTCCGTGGAACCTGCCGCTGTTGCTGATGACCTGGAAAGTCGGGCCGGCGCTGGCCTGTGGCAACACGGTGGTGGTCAAACCTTCGGAGGAGACGCCCTATACCGCGACCCTGCTCGGCGAGGTCATGAACGAAGTCGGCGTGCCGCCCGGCGTATACAACGTGGTGAACGGCTTCGGCGGCGATTCGACCGGCGAGTTCCTGACGCGCCATGCCATGGTCGACGCCATCACCTTCACCGGCGAAACCATCACCGGCACCGCCATCATGAAGAACGCCGCGGTCGGCGTGCGCGATGTCTCGTTCGAACTCGGCGGCAAGAACGCCGGCGTGGTATTCGCCGATTGCGACTTCGACGCTGCGCTCGACGGCATCGCGCGCTCGACCTTCGCCAACTGCGGCCAGGTGTGTCTCGGCACCGAGCGCGTGTACGTCCAGCGACCGATCTTCGAGCGCTTCGTCGAGGCGCTGGCGGCGCGCGCCAAGGCTCTGAAACCCGGCTTGCCCGCCGATGCCGCCACCGGTATAGGCCCGATGGTGAGCCGCCAGCAGCGTGACAAGGTGCTGGGCTATTACCAGCGCGCCAAGGCGCTGGGCGCCAACATCGTCACCGGCGGCGGCGTGCCCGCCATGCCGGAGGCCTACGCCAACGGTTACTGGATCGAGCCCACGCTGTGGACCGGTCTGCCGGAAGACTCCCCCATCATCCGCGAAGAAATCTTCGGCCCCTGCGCGCACCTCAGGCCTTTCGACGACGAGGACGAAGTCATCGCACTCGCCAACGACACGCCCTATGGCCTGTGCACCACGGTGTGGACGCAAGGTGCGGCGCGCGCGCACCGCGTGGCGGAGAAGATCGACGTTGGCATCACCTGGGTGAACTGTTGGTTCCTGCGCGACCTGCGCACCTCCTTCGGTGGTGCCAAGCATTCCGGCATCGGCCGCGAAGGCGGCGTGCATTCGCTGGAGTTCTACACCGAGTTGCGCAACGTCTGTTTGAAACTTTGA